The DNA sequence GCGCAGCACGACGGCCGCCGCGTTGCCGCCGAGTTCGAGCACGACGTGCTTGCGCGGCGCCGCGTCCTTCAACGACCAGCCGACCGGGCCCGAGCCGGTGAACGACACGACGGGCAGCCGCGGGTCCGCGACGAGCCGCTGCGTCTCCTCGTTCCCCAGCGGCAGCACCGAAAACGCGCCTTCCGGCAGGTCCGTCTCGGCCAGGATCTCGCCGAGGATCAGCGCCGACAACGGCGTCCGCGGCGCGGGCTTGACGATGATCGGCGCGCCGATCGCCAGCGACGGCGCGACCTTGTGCGCCACCAGGTTCAGCGGGAAGTTGAACGGCGCGATGCCGAGCACCGGCCCGCGCGGGACGCGGCGGGTCAGCGCCAGCCGCGCTTCGCCCGCGGGATCGGTGTCGAGGCGCTGGACTTCGCCGGTGAACCGGCGGGCCTCCTCGGCGGCGATGCGGAACACCGACACCGCGCGCTTGACCTCGGCCTCGGCCCACTTGAGCGGCTTGCCGTTCTCCGCCGTGATCACCTCGGCGATCTCCTCGGCACGCGCGGCGAGCACGCGCGAGACGTGTTCGAGCGCGCCGGCGCGGACGTGCGCCGGTGTACCGCGGAACTCGCGGGCGACCGACGCCGCGGCCGCGACCGCGCGCTCGACCTGCTCCGGCCCGGGCACGGCGACCGTGGCGACCTCGCTGCCGTCGTACGGGTGGTGCACGACGAGGGTGGTGGCGCCCGCCTCGGGGCGGCCGGCGATCCAGGCGGGGCGCGGCTCGGGGGTGATCATGTCCATGCGTACCAACGTAATCCGGGTGGCGGACCGGGCGTGGGACCCCCACCCGGACGGGTCACGGCTTGATGAGCACCTTCAGCGCTTCGCGGTCCGCCATCGCGCGGTAGCCGTCCGGCACGCCCTCGACGTCGATGGTCCGGTCGAAGACGCGACCCGGCCGGTACTTGCCCTCGAGGACGTCCGGCAGCAGCTCGGGGATGTAGTGCCGGGCGGGGGCGACCCCGCCGGTGATCGTGACGTTGCGGCGGAACACCCCGACGCCGGCGGGCGCGTCTTCGTACTGCGGCAGGCCGACGCGGCTGACCGCGCCGCCCGCGCGCACGACCCCGACGCCCATCTCGAACGCGCCCTTCGTGCCGACGCACTCGAGCACGGCGTGGGTGCCCTGGCCGTTCGTGAGCTCGCGCACCTTCTCGATGCCCTCGTCCCCGCGCTCGGCGACGACCTCGGTCGCGCCGAACTCGCGGCCGAGGTCGGTGCGCGCCCGGTGCCGTCCCATCAGGACGATCCGGTCGGCGCCCAGGCGCTTCGCCGCGAGGACGGCGGACAGCCCGACCGCGCCGTCGCCGATCACGGTGACGTTCTGGCCTTCGCTCACCCGTGCCTTCACGGCGGCGTGGTGGCCGGTGGAGAAGACGTCCGAGAGCGTCAGCAGGGACGCGAGCAGGTCGTCGTCCTCGGTGTGGGGCAGCTTGACCAGGGTGCCGTCCGCCTGCGGCACGCGCACGGCCTCGCCTTGGCCGCCGTCGACGCCCTTCGCGCCCCAGCCGCCGCCGTGCAGGCAGGACGTTTGGAGGCCTTCGCGGCAGAACTCGCAGGTGTTGTCGGACCACACGAACGGCGCGACGGCGAGGTCGCCCTTCTTGAGGGTGGTGACGTCGGCGCCGGTCTCTTCGACGACGCCGAGGAACTCGTGGCCGATCCGGCGCCCGTCCTCGCGCGGCGGCATGTCGGCGTACGGCCAGAGGTCGCTGCCGCAGATGCAGGACCGCACGACCCGCAGGACGACGTCGGTGGGTTCGGCCAGCTTCGGGTCCGGCACGGTCTCGACCCGGACATCACCGGCGCCGTAGATGACTGTCGCTCGCATACTGGGGGCCTTCCCTGGGCTGAACGTGACAAACGTCGGGGGTGCGGCGGCGGGGACGCGCCTAGATTTTCGTCCATGAGCACGCGCACCGCATCCCGCAACCCGCCGGCGGCCCTCGCCGTAGCCGCCCGCCGCCCGTACCTGACGGTCGCGGTGTTCGCGGTGACGCTGGCGTGCGGGATCGCGCAGCTGGCGGACGGCGGGCTGTACGACCACGTCGTCCGCGACGCCGCCCGCATCGACGCGGGCGAGTGGTACCGCCTGGTCACGGGGATGTTCTTCCAGGACGGGCAGGTGTTCGGCCTGGTGTCGAACCTGATCTGGCTGGCGGTCTTCGGCACCGTCGCCGAGCGCGTGTTCGGCCGCGCCCGCTGGCTGGTCCTCTACTTCGGCTGCGGCCTGTTCGGCCAGTTCACGAGCTACGTGTGGCTGAACCCGGTCGGGGCGGGCAACTCGATGTGCGTCGCGGGCCTGATCGGTGCCCTGGCGGCGGTGGTGATGGTGGCTTCGCGCCGATACGGCGTGGTGCTGCCGGTGCAGTTCCGGGTCCTGGCGTACGCGGTGCCGGTGCTGGCCGTGGTCGACACGCTGGTGCACGACAACCACGGCCTCCCGGCCCTGCTCGGCCTGGCCCTGGGCTTCCTGCTCCTGCCCCGCCGCCCGGTCGTGAGTGTGGAACAGGGTTAGAACCCTGTTCCACACTCACGAGGGCTCAGTCGGGGTAGCAGCCGCCGAGCCGGCACCAGTGGGCGACCAGGTGCGGTTGCGGCGGTACCGCCAGGAGCTCGGCGAGGTCCAGTTCGGCCTGGCGGGCCGCCCGCTCGCTGCGGTCCCACTCCAGGTCCTCGTCCACGCTTTCGCCCCGCTCCGCGCGGGACTGCGCGGCGGCGATCCGCTCGCACCGCAGCTCGTCGGCGCGGCCCAGGTCTTCGGTGTGCCGGGCGTCCAGGACGATCCCGCTGCCCGATCGAGCGCCGTAGCGCAGGGCGATCCGCAGCAGGTCGGTGCTGAACGCGCGGGTCTCGGCGGGCACCCACGACAGCCGTTCCCAGTCGGGCGGGGGCTGGTCGTCGGCGCGGCAGACCACGTACCCGGGCACGTCACACCAGGTCAGAGCGCCTTTCGGGCGGAGTCGGTACAGCATGCGCAGGTCCCCCTCGGAGCCGTCCTCGATACCCGGTGAATCGGGCCGACGGTGACTCCCCGTTACAGCTCACCGATTGCGGTAC is a window from the Amycolatopsis sp. cg9 genome containing:
- a CDS encoding aldehyde dehydrogenase family protein — translated: MDMITPEPRPAWIAGRPEAGATTLVVHHPYDGSEVATVAVPGPEQVERAVAAAASVAREFRGTPAHVRAGALEHVSRVLAARAEEIAEVITAENGKPLKWAEAEVKRAVSVFRIAAEEARRFTGEVQRLDTDPAGEARLALTRRVPRGPVLGIAPFNFPLNLVAHKVAPSLAIGAPIIVKPAPRTPLSALILGEILAETDLPEGAFSVLPLGNEETQRLVADPRLPVVSFTGSGPVGWSLKDAAPRKHVVLELGGNAAAVVLRDWPDPEGAAHRIATFGNYQAGQSCIAVQRVIVDAAVAEEFVPALREAVEAQRTGDPYDRNTDVGPVVDEASAERIVAWVDEAVAAGAKVLTGGTRDGATVAPTLLTDVPPGTKAWAEEIFGPVLAVSVVDGVDDAFRSVNDSAYGLQAGVFTTDVQLAFHAAAELEVGGVIIGDVPSYRADQMPYGGVKGSGVGREGVLAAMHDLTEERVTVFTGIDL
- a CDS encoding zinc-dependent alcohol dehydrogenase family protein, which gives rise to MRATVIYGAGDVRVETVPDPKLAEPTDVVLRVVRSCICGSDLWPYADMPPREDGRRIGHEFLGVVEETGADVTTLKKGDLAVAPFVWSDNTCEFCREGLQTSCLHGGGWGAKGVDGGQGEAVRVPQADGTLVKLPHTEDDDLLASLLTLSDVFSTGHHAAVKARVSEGQNVTVIGDGAVGLSAVLAAKRLGADRIVLMGRHRARTDLGREFGATEVVAERGDEGIEKVRELTNGQGTHAVLECVGTKGAFEMGVGVVRAGGAVSRVGLPQYEDAPAGVGVFRRNVTITGGVAPARHYIPELLPDVLEGKYRPGRVFDRTIDVEGVPDGYRAMADREALKVLIKP
- a CDS encoding rhomboid family intramembrane serine protease, which encodes MSTRTASRNPPAALAVAARRPYLTVAVFAVTLACGIAQLADGGLYDHVVRDAARIDAGEWYRLVTGMFFQDGQVFGLVSNLIWLAVFGTVAERVFGRARWLVLYFGCGLFGQFTSYVWLNPVGAGNSMCVAGLIGALAAVVMVASRRYGVVLPVQFRVLAYAVPVLAVVDTLVHDNHGLPALLGLALGFLLLPRRPVVSVEQG